From the genome of Candidatus Binatia bacterium:
GCGAGGCGAGGGGGCGCTGACCCTGTAAGCCCTTGCGATCGTGCGATCCGCACGATCCGTACCCCCGCCCGCACGCTCCCCCGGCCGCTTCCGGCCCTCCCGGGCGATCCCATGGCCGCGCAATCACTTGCGGCCACGAGGCTCCGCCGGACCATCCTCCTCTCCGGCTCGTCCTGGCACGTCTCGTGCTCATCAGGCCTGCGGCCGGCGCCAGGACAGGCGACCGCGCCTCGCACCCGAAACGCACATTTCAAGCCGGGAGCCCAGCCATGGTCGTGGTCAGCTATTCGGGACGGGAGATCAACGCCAAGATCGTCTACTACGGCCCGGGTCTGAGCGGCAAGACGACCAATCTCGAAAAGATCTACGACAGCGTCCCCGAGTCCAATCGCGGCCGCATGGTTTCCATGAAGACGCAGACCGACCGGACGCTCTTCTTCGACCTGCTCCCGCTCGATCTGGGCGAGCTGTCGGGCATGAAGACGCGCTTCCTCCTCTACACCGTTCCGGGCCAGGTCTACTACAACGCCACGCGGAAGCTCGTGCTGAAGGGCGTGGACGCCGTCGTCTTCGTCGCCGACTCCAGTCCCGACAAGATGGCCGAGAACCGGGAGAGCCTGACCAACCTCGAGCAGAACTTGAAGTCCTACGGCCTCGACCTCAAGACCATCCCGTGGGTGATCCAGTTCAACAAGCGGGACCTTCCGGACGCGCTCTCCACGGACCAGATGAACAAGGAGCTGAACCGCTGGAACGTTCCGACCTACGAGGCGCAGGCGGCGAACGGGACCGGCGTCTTCGAGACGCTGCGCGGCGTCTCGAAGCTGCTCCTCTCCAAGATCTCGAAGGACGTCGTGGAGAAGGACAAGGGGCTCGGCGCGCCGCGCGGATCCAAGGCGGAGCCTGCCGCGGCCGAAGAGCGTCCCGCCAAGCCCGGGATCCTGCAGGCGCTGAAGCGCGGCGGAAAGCCCAAGCCGGAGCCCGAGCCGGCGCAGGAAGCGCCGATGCTCTCCGAGGACGCCCTCGTCGAGGAGGCGCCGGCGCCGATGTACCTCGAGCGGAACCCGTTCGCGGATCCTCCTCCCGCTTCGATCCCGCCGCCGCGCGAGGAGATGGTGCTCGGCGATCAGGATCTCGTGGTCGAGCCCGAGGAGCCGCAGATCGTCCGCGCCAAGGACGACGGCATCGTCCGCTCCCGCGACGAGGACGGAATCCTGAGCGATGGGGAGATCGAGCGCGAGTCGTCGTACGAGGCGGAGCGCTCCACCGTCTCGTCGGCGGGCGGAAAGTCGATCGTCGTTCCGATCGACCTGGGTTCGCTCCCGCGCACGGGCCGCCTGCGCGTCACCTTCGAGTTCACGATCGACGTGGTCGACGGCGAGCCGAAAGCGGCCAAGGCGCGGCACACCCACATGCGCGACCTCGATCCCGTCTGACCGTTCGCGCGCCGCGCGACGAAAAATCGTATACAGGCCCGCTCCGCGGGCCTTTTTCGTTGACGGGAACGCGCCCGATTCCTAGGCTGCGGCGGTGGATCGCGCCATTCCCATCTCCGTCCCCGAAGGAACCCTCGCCGGCGCCGAATCGACGCGGGCCGAGAGCCTCACCGTCGCCGAGAACCTCGCCCGCGGCGCGGCCGACCCCGAGCACGCGCTTCAGGCGGCGCGCATCTTCTCCCTCGAGGGGCAGCGCGATCGTGCGATCGACATCCTCCGCCAGGGAACCCTCGCCCATCCGCGGCACGTCGGCCTTCTCGGAACGCTCGCCGATCTCCTCTCCAGGGGCGGAGCCTTCGAGGAGGCGGACCTCGTCTTCCGGCAGGCGCTGGAGTACGGCCCGGGGGACGCGGATGCGTGGTACCGCGCGGGGCTGCACGGCGCGCGCCAGGGACAGCTCGAGGCGGCCCGCCGCGCCTATGAAGAGACGGTGCGGCTCGACCCCACGCGCGTGCGCGCCTGGGTGAACCTGGGGCTGGCGCGGGCCGACCTGGGCGATCGCCGCGGCGCGCTCCAGGCGCTTCTTCGCGCGGTGCAGGCCGATCCCGCGTGCGCCGAGGCGCATTCGAACCTGGGCGTGCTCTATCACGAAGAGGGGATGCGCGCCGAGGCGATCGAGTCGTTCCGCCGCTCGGTCGAGCTCGCCCCCGACTCGAGCGAGGCGCACTTCAACCTGGGCTGGGCCCTCCTCGCCGACCAGGAGCTGGAGCAGGCCGAGACGATGCTCGAGGCCTCGGTTCGGCTCGACCCCGCGAACGTGGAGAGCCTGTACGCGCTGGCGCTCCTCCACATCCGCGTGGGGAAGTACGGCCGCGCGGTCGGCTCGCTCCGGCAGGCGGTCGAGCACCAGCCCGACGACGCGCGCCTCCACTATCAGCTGGGGGTCGCCTACAACCGCCAGGACGCCGTGGACCAGGCGATCCTCGCGCTCGAGACCGCCGCGCGGCTGAACCCCGACGATCCCCGCCCGCACCACCTGCTCGGCGTCGCCTACGACAAGAAAGAGCTCCCCGCGCTGGCGCGCGAGGCCTATCGGCGCGCCGCCGCGCTGAACGGCTGACCGTGCCGGGCGTCGGGCGCGCGTTCGATGCGGCCCGGCGCGAGCGCCGCGGCGCCTTCATCGCCTACCTCGCCTCCGGCTATCCCGACCTCGCGGAATCGGACCGCCTCGCGGGCGCCGCCTGCGAAGCGGGAGCGGACGTGCTGGAGCTGGGGGTCCCCTTTTCGGATCCCGTCGCGGACGGACCGGTCATCCAGCGCGCGACCCAGATCGCGCTGGAGGGCGGCGCGACGCTCGCGAGCGCGATGCGGCAGGCCGCCACCCTCCGCGCGGCGCACGGGACCCCGATCGTCCTCATGTCCTACCTGAATCCGATCCATCGCTACGGGGTGTCGCGCTTCGCCCGGGACGCCGCGGCGTCGGGCGTGGACGGCGTGATCCTGGTGGACCTCCCGCCCGAGGAAGATCCGGAGACGTGGGAAACGATTGTGGAAGCGGGGATCGACACGATCGCGCTCGCCACCCCGACCACCGCGCCCGCGCGCCTTCCGACCATCGCGGCGCGGGCCCGCGGCTTTCTCTACGTGGTCGCGCGCCTCGGCGTCACCGGCGCGGGAGGAGCCGATCCCGATACGGCGGCGCTCCTCGATCGGTGCCGCGGGCTATCGCCCCTGCCGCGGGCGATCGGCTTCGGCATGTCGCTCGAGAGCGATCTCGCGCCGTATCGCGGGCGGGCCGAGGGGGTCATCGTCGGCTCGGGGCTGCTCGAGCCGATGCTGCGCGAGCCGGATGCGGCCGCGCGCGAACGGACGCTCGTCGAGCACGTCCATGCTTTCCGGATGAAGATGGAGTCCCTGGGATGAGGGCTGAGAGGCGCGGCTAGGGAAGGTTCGAGAGCACCCAGAGGGCCTGACCGCCGCTGGTCGACACCGTCACGATCCTGGTCTCATCGGGCGACCAGCAGGGGGTGGCCACAACCGAGCCGATGTCGCCGAAGGCAACCGCCTTGAGGCTGGATGCGGCTCCTGATGGCGAGATGGTCCAGATCCCGGGGCGTCCCGTCCGTTTGTTCGACGCGAACAGAATGCGGGTACCGTCGGAGCTGAACCGGGGT
Proteins encoded in this window:
- a CDS encoding tetratricopeptide repeat protein; translation: MDRAIPISVPEGTLAGAESTRAESLTVAENLARGAADPEHALQAARIFSLEGQRDRAIDILRQGTLAHPRHVGLLGTLADLLSRGGAFEEADLVFRQALEYGPGDADAWYRAGLHGARQGQLEAARRAYEETVRLDPTRVRAWVNLGLARADLGDRRGALQALLRAVQADPACAEAHSNLGVLYHEEGMRAEAIESFRRSVELAPDSSEAHFNLGWALLADQELEQAETMLEASVRLDPANVESLYALALLHIRVGKYGRAVGSLRQAVEHQPDDARLHYQLGVAYNRQDAVDQAILALETAARLNPDDPRPHHLLGVAYDKKELPALAREAYRRAAALNG
- the trpA gene encoding tryptophan synthase subunit alpha, which produces MPGVGRAFDAARRERRGAFIAYLASGYPDLAESDRLAGAACEAGADVLELGVPFSDPVADGPVIQRATQIALEGGATLASAMRQAATLRAAHGTPIVLMSYLNPIHRYGVSRFARDAAASGVDGVILVDLPPEEDPETWETIVEAGIDTIALATPTTAPARLPTIAARARGFLYVVARLGVTGAGGADPDTAALLDRCRGLSPLPRAIGFGMSLESDLAPYRGRAEGVIVGSGLLEPMLREPDAAARERTLVEHVHAFRMKMESLG